The genomic window acataagtgcaccaatagcaccaagatatggtacttcaggaccaagtaactcttcatcTTTTTCGTAAGGACAAAATGGgtcctttttcacatcaagtgattggacaaccattggagaatttaaaggatgcgctttatccatataaaaatgcttcaaaactttcttaatgtatgttgattgatgtactaaaactccatttggaaaatgctcgatctgcaggctgagacaaaattttttttttccaagatttttcatctcaaattcctttttcaagtaatttgttgttcttgtgagctcttcaagagttccaacaagatttaagtcatcaacatacactacaataattgcaaatccggtttctgatttcttaatgaagatgtatgggcatatagggttattcacatacccttcttttagtaAGTATTCGCTCAGGCGATTATACCACATACGTCcaaattgctttaatccatacaaggatcattgtaacttgattgagtacatgctacgaggctttgtactatttgctccaggcaatttaaatccttcagggattttcatgtatatatcattatccatggatccgttTAAATATGCTGAATAACATCCGTGAGACGCATATCCAGTCCTTTTGAGattgccaaactaattaagaaacaaaatgtgaTTGTGTCATTGTGTCCATGAcaggagaatatgtttcctcgtaatcaataccaggtctctgtgagaaaccttgtgctactaatcacgctttatatcttatgatctcatttttctcattgcgctttcgtacaaatacccatttgtacccaacaggctttacatcttcaagtgtttggactacaggtccaaaaacttctcgttttgttaatgagtttaactctgtctgtatagcttctttccattttggccaatcatttctatgttgacattcttccacatttcatggttcgggatcttcatcatttcttataatatcagaggccacttggaaagcaaaaatattgttaataacaatattatttcgatcccatttttctcccatgtgtacataacttattgagatctcacaatttccAGGTATctatgcctcttcaggggcttctcgTTCAATATGTAGCTCTTCATGGGCTTCttattcaatatgtgcctcgtcgggggcttcttgttcaatatgtacctcttcaggggctttttgcattatttgtgcctcttctagggctatagatttatcaattttaaactgatcagtcattttgatggcctcttctagagtgctgagtttttcttgggttctcctcttccgatgagttacatcctttgagccaacaagtctaccacgcttcaggcgtatcttagattcatttgttaactgtcctacagggacatcaatccgtgtTGGAGTATTTGTAGCCgagatatgtgactttgtcacattctttgtatcaatgaatgcatctggtaattgatttgcaagattttacaaatgaatgatcctttgaacttctagttcacattgatttgtatgaggatcaagatgggtcatagtagatgccttccaactaatttctcgtcgttcttcaggaatcgacttttctcctcctaatgatgggaaaacactctcattaaaatgacaatccgcaaagcgggctgtaaaaacattgcctgtcaaaggttcaagatatcttatgatagatggagaatcaaaacctacataaatcccaTGTCTTCGTTGGtgacccattttagtgcgttgtgtaggtgcaattggtacatatactgcacaaccaaagattcgtaagtgagatatttggttgttttccaagcataagttgtgaaggggagtattcatggtaagttgtaggtcgaatacggactaaagttgtagcatgcataatagcatgtccccaggtggaagtaggtaatttggttttcattagtaatggtcgagctattaattggagatgtttgatgaaggattttgttaaaccattttgggtatgagtatgagcaacaagatgttcaatatttatccctactgacatgcaatagtcaatgaatatttgagaagtaaattcgtcAGCATTATCAAaacgtattgtcttaattggataatttggaaattgtgctcgtaatctgattatttgtgtaaggagtctagcaaaggcaacGTTATGTGTAAaaaggagacaaacatgtgaccacctagtagaagcatctattaagatcataaaataacggaatggtccacatggtggatggataggcccacatatgaccccatgtattctttctaaaaagactggtgactcagatatgactttagtaaaagatggtctgattatcaatttaccttaTGAGCAAgcagcacatgagtattcattgggtgaaagaatcttctggttctttagtggatgcccatgtgagtgttcgattattcgacgcatcattgaagaccctgggtGACCTAGCCTATCATGCCAAAGGATAAAAACTTTTGGGTtgttgaacttctggttcacgacaacatatgattcaataggctttatagttgtatgatacaacccagagGAGAAAGCcgggagtttttccattataagcttctggctaaatataatggaagtaatgtaaagatattctacattatcttcgttcatagtttcaatatgatatccatttctacagatatctttaaaactgagcaaatttcttctggattttctagaatataaagcgtcatttatatggaatttaGTTCCATTTGGCAACATTATGTTTATTCttccagagccttcaactaagtttgtagtaccagatatggtacttacattagcttttattattgttaataaaaggaaatattttttacctcgaagaattgtgtgcgtggtCGCACAGTCtacgagacatacatcatcctcattcatcttgagaccaaataacacatgtatttcagatataacaaaaaaataaggcataatgtaaataacaaagtaaatcagatgtaaatataagacataataatatattatttcatatataaagtaaaatcaatcaatgttaattttctcatcatttatcaaatggtctGTTTTTTCATTAGGACCtctaaagaaatcaatgtcatagtaggttaggtccaatccatcaccatcggtaaagttcatctctatctcttttcctttagcttttattgatgcttggtaaaggtcaaccaaatgtttgggtgtacgacaggtacgcgaccaatgccccttcataccacatctataacaattattctcatggttcttaggaggtttatcttgtaaacgcttcccattttcttgtattgtctcagtattgttccacttctggtggtacaatgaggctttcattttttgagaattattactataagaaccatggtatcggggATTTCTTCCATGACCACGACCACGTCCTCATCCTCTTCCacgtccacgagtttgggacgatattgcattTACTTCAGGGAATGGTTTAGATCCAGTTGGACGAGATTGGTGATTTCTCATAAaaaactcattattttgttcagcaacaagaagacatgatattaattcaaatattttgtaaatctacgctTTCGATATTGCTGTTGTAggagcacattcgaggcatgaaacATAGTAAAAGTTTTCTTTAACATGTCTTCCTCTAtgattttttctccacacagctttaattgagagctgattttgaaaagtgtagagttgtattcactaacagttttaaaatcttgcaaccttaggtgcatccaatcatatcgagcttttgggagaatcatagttttctggtggtcatatctttccttcaaattactccatagagtaaaagggtccttcaccgtaagatactcattttttaaaccttcatggaggtgatggcaaaggaaaatcaatgctttTGCGCGATCCtacagggatgcttgatttccttgtttgatcgtagctccaaggttcattgcatcaagatgtaattcagcatcaaggatccaagatagatagttctttcccgaaatgtcaagtgccacaaattcgagttttgtgatattcgacattgtcaaataacttcatatatatatgacaaaacaatattattagaatcagttataataacttgatagcattggtataactttgattataaacaaaatcaaataatttgtttataacttttaacaatatgtaacaaaacaaatcaacaataatataaatatgtaaaattttattctatacaaataacttcaagtttaagatacgatAATTACCTTTAGAGCaattcgtgctgataacgtgttgtaaaacaaggacaaatataatgcaaatcaaagtagtagagataaaatatagcttactttgataataatatataataaagaagaaggaatcaaagaaaagaattgagaaagtgaaaaagagagagagagagagagagagagagagaatgagaagaacttttctttctttttcccgGGATGCTCTTACATGGGGTGTAAGAAGCtgcttcataatatgaactcccattactcatcttaaagatgagtaaatgaagttcataatgaccatcaatgtggtcattcactACTCTTCATTTACAAcggttataaatttatatatttttaaattatttaatttttatataaaatattttcaattaataaaatttaaataacatataaaataatttcttaattttaaatttatttttaattttaattttcttttcttttcttttcttttttgcatttttcacACTTTTCCACATATTTTCCCGACCCAACATAGCCTGTTAAATCAACAACTTTCACCTTtgctttaaataataaattaattaaaagtttttGCTTTTGTGCTATTCTGTGCTGGCATGTCTTACTGttagaatgaaattttttttttttttttttcggccAAAAGCCTGCAACGCCTCAATACCTTCATGCCTCTACCTCCATGCCTCTACCTCCACCATCCTAAAGTTCCACATCCCATCTTTCCATCTCACTAGTCTTTATCCATATTCTTCACTCCTCCTCCTCCATCAATCCCACCTTCTTCAACTCCTAATGGCGGATGCTCTCCTTTCTATTGTCTTAGACCGTTTGGGTTCTCTTATCCAACAACAAATTCATCAGGAAGTTTCTCTGGTTGTGGGTGTTGAAAGAGAAATCCAAAGCCTCACCAACACACTCCAGATCGTCCGAGCTGTTGTTGCAGATGCAGAGAAGAGACAAGTGAGGGAGGAACTTGTCAAAGTTTGGTTGCAGAGGCTTAAAGACATCGCCTACCAAATGGACGACGTGCTGGATGAGTGGAGCACTTCTCTTCTCAAATCTCAGATTGAGAGACCTGAAAGCCCTTCCATGTCTAACAAGAAGGTAACCTCCTGCATTCCCTCCCCTTGCATCTGTTTCAAACGAGTTGCTGGCCGTCGTGACATTGCTCTTAAGATTAAGGATATTAAACAGCAAGTTGATGACATTGCAAACCAGAGCAATCGGTTCAATTTTACATCCATATTTAGCAACGAGGAACCACAGAGGCTTATAACTATCTCTGCAGTTGACATTTCAGAGGTATGGGGTCGGGATAAGGACAGGGACACCATACTAAGGCAGCTGTTGGGTAAGAGTTGTGAACAAAACTTGGGCCTCTACACCATCTCCGTGGTTGGGATGGGAGGTATCGACAAAACAACTCTTGCTCAACTAGCCTTTAACCACGATGAGGTGAAGGCTCATTTTGATAAGAGAATCTGGGTCTGCGTGTCTGATCTTTTTGTCCCAATAAGAATCTAGAGGGCTATTCTTGAAGCCCTCCAAGGCCAGTCTTCTGATCTCCATGATCCTGAAGCTCTACGACAAAAAATTCAAGAATCTATTGAGGGAAAAAGTTTCTCCATGTGCTGGATGATGTCTGGACCGAAGATTATCAGTTGTGGGAACAACTGAAGAATTGTCTCAAGTGTGGAGGTGGTGGGAGTAGAATTTTAGTGACCACTCGCAGTGAGAGCGTTGCCATGAGAAGCACATACATGCACTCCTTAGGAAGCTTACTATTAGAGCAAGGTTGGGCGTTATTTTCCCAAATAGCATTTTGCGGGAAGAGTACCCACAAAATTGAAGAACTAGAAGAAATTGGCAAAAAAATAGCAGTCAAGTGCAAGGGCTTACCTCTTGCCCTTAAAGATTTAGGGAGTCTGAtgcatttcaaaaataataaagaagatTGGGAGAATGTCTTGAATAGTGAAATGTGGGAACGGGATGTTTTTGAGAAAAAACTGTCCCCTGCCTTGCTGTTGAGTTACTATGATCTGCCCCCGGCACTTAAACAGTGCTTCTCATATTGTGCAGTCTTTCCCAAAGATCACTTCATTGAAAGAGACGACTTGATTAAGTTATGGATGGCACAAAGCTACCTCAACTCTAAGGCAGGCAGAGAGATGGAGACAATTGGGAGAGAGTACTTTGAAAACTTAGCAGCTCGGTCTTTCTTCCAATATTTTGAGAAAGATGATAAGGGTAACATAGTAAGGTGCAAGATGCATTATATAGTGCATGACTTTGCTCAATTTTTGACCAACAATGAATGCTTAATTGTGGAGGATGATTGTGAAAACCTAAAGACAAACTTGTCCCTTCAAAAGGGTCGTCATGCAACTGTAATTGTGCAAGGGAGTACGCGATTCTCTTTCCCCGTTAATAACGCGAGGAATTTACACACTTTTAGTTGTGTCTGAAAACAGGTGTAGAATTGACTCATTTCCACTTGATTCCTTCCAGCAATTCAAATATCTTAGAGCAatggatttgagaggtaatgaCTCAATTGTAGAACTCCCAAGGGAGGTGGGTGAATTCATACATCTGAGGTACCTTAATCTATCATTGTGCACGAGTTTGAAAGTATTGCCCGAAACCATTTGTGGTCCATGTAATCTGCAAACCTTAGGTCTTCGTTATTCTATTGACCTTAGAGAACTGCCTCAAGGGATGGGAAATCTGGTTAACTTAAGACATCTTTTAATTAAGGGGAGTGGAGCTGGGGGGCTAAGAGGCTTGCCCAAAAGAGTTGTAAGATTAACATCTCTTCGAACCTTACCCATTTTTATTGTCGATGAGGTGTGCAAAATAGAAGAAATGAGAAACTTAAAGGAGCTTGGAGGAGAGCTTCAAATAAAACGACTGAGCCGTTTGGAAGATGCAGGGGAGGCTGAAAAGGCAGAATTGAAGAATAAGAAACATCTCCTTCATTTGACATTAGAATTCGGACCAAAGAAGAGACAAATAGTGGGGATGAAGGAAGTGGCTGAAGCCTTACAACCTCATCCAAATTTAAAATCCCTCGGCATAGCATGGTATCAAGTCAGCGAATGGCCTAGGTGGGTGATGGAGTCATCATTACCCCAACTAAAACACATTTACCTTTCATGTTGCACAGAATGTCAGTGCTTGCCTCCTCTGGGGGAACTCCCACTTCTCGAGAGCCTGAATATATACTCCTTGTGGCGAGTGAAATACGTGGGTGGTGAGTTCTTGGGATCATCATCAGAAATTGCATTTCCAAGGTTGAAGCATCTGGTTTTTCGAGGCATGTCTGAGTGGGAAAATTGGGAAGTAAAAGAAGAGAGGAGGAAAGTAATGCCATGTCTTCTTTCCTTGGAAATAATTTCAAGTCCAAAGCTTGAGACATTACCGGACCTCCTGCTCCAGAGGACACCACCGTTGGATTTGAGCTCCAGGAGTTGTGATGAAGAGAAGTGGCCCTGATTGCCTAGACAAAGAGGATGTTTGGTATGATAAATGTTAAGACGCCCCACCTATTCTCTCTTTTAACCcccttttgttttaaataaaaataaaaatactccACTTCCTTTTTCCTAACCCTGTCTTCTTTTTTCCCtgtcttttctcttttttccttcttccctcacctttttcttttctcttgttatttttatttggaaaaaaataaataaataaagtagggTAACGAGGAAATAGGTGGAAGCCCTTAACGTTTGTCCATTGGCTCTACGCTAGTTGCCCTCCATGCAGgtaatttttcaatttgtttttcaaagtaaaaattcattaatttaaaattttattattatttgaaagaaattcaatttaatcCCCTAAGTGCTTAAGAAATATCCAGCTAGAAAACTCTATTAATCCTTCCTAAAGTCTTAATTCGGAATATTCCCTTCTGACTTTCAAAATTGATGCCGTCATCTTAAACAACCTTTCATGTGAAGAGAAGTAATTAAGTTTTTGGTATGAAAGCAAGTCTATCATCATATTGGATTTTATGATAAGTAAATATAAAGTTATGATTCATGTGTGATTAGAAAAGATTCCATTGGATGTAAGTTTATCTTTGGGAAAGTTAGGTTTTAGGTTGTTGATTTggaaaatatatggttttgaaaacccaattttacatatttcaaaattgataatgtaattagaaaatatttggaGGATCATGCACTTTAAGCTTATGTGTATTTCAATGCCAAAAATACCCTTCACCTTGTCAGCTGCATTCCacatttgaaaattcaaaagagaaaaaacccTCTGAAAAGCCACAAAACCAATATCTCTCTCGTATTCTGCTTTTCCCCTTCTCTCTCCCATTCTCAATCTCAGAAACCCAAAATGCTGTAAAACCTAACCTCTTTCATTTCTGTAACATTCTCATCTCCCATTTTGTTGATAAACATCAACAACCCAAAACCtaactttccaaaaaaaaaagttatagtGCTGCAGAGGAGAAGAATTTATCAGGTGGATGTGTTGGTAAATGAGAAACGAATCAGGAGGAAGAGACACAGGAGGAAACCAGGAAGGGTGATCTCCTTTTTGTTCCCAAATTACATGATCCATAAACCCTAATTTCTGAAACGAAGATCAGGTCCGGGGAAAATTGGTAATCAGAATCA from Vitis vinifera cultivar Pinot Noir 40024 chromosome 9, ASM3070453v1 includes these protein-coding regions:
- the LOC100267836 gene encoding putative disease resistance protein At3g14460, which translates into the protein MRNLKELGGELQIKRLSRLEDAGEAEKAELKNKKHLLHLTLEFGPKKRQIVGMKEVAEALQPHPNLKSLGIAWYQVSEWPRWVMESSLPQLKHIYLSCCTECQCLPPLGELPLLESLNIYSLWRVKYVGGEFLGSSSEIAFPRLKHLVFRGMSEWENWEVKEERRKVMPCLLSLEIISSPKLETLPDLLLQRTPPLDLSSRSCDEEKWP